One Bombus affinis isolate iyBomAffi1 unplaced genomic scaffold, iyBomAffi1.2 ctg00000179.1, whole genome shotgun sequence DNA window includes the following coding sequences:
- the LOC126927648 gene encoding uncharacterized protein LOC126927648 isoform X1, producing MFTSSLFSKSTRYVAHARHLPDVIGNLVFLHSFQLAVVFYVLRIGSIIYLCGIPACTLPSTMISCGLDGCHTLCFTNMGLWHVFAYTLPFTIVNCSQGFHYPHYSTSSTTLHTTVLCYLLKTFRLLFISVMR from the exons atgt ttacttcgtctttattctccaagtctacacgctacgtcgctcacgcaagacacctacccgacgtaattggcaatcttgtt ttcttgcattcgtttcagctggcagtcgtattctatgttctacggattggatccataatttatctctgcggaattcctgcatgtacacttccttctacaatgattagttgtggactag atggctgtcatacgttatgttttacgaatatgggcttatggcatgtctttgcatatacacttccttttacaatagttaattgttcacaag gtttccattatccgcattattcgacgagcagcactacactacatactactgtactgtgttaccttctgaaaacgtttcgtttattgtttatttcggttatgcgctaa
- the LOC126927648 gene encoding uncharacterized protein LOC126927648 isoform X2, whose protein sequence is MFTSSLFSKSTRYVAHARHLPDVIGNLVLAVVFYVLRIGSIIYLCGIPACTLPSTMISCGLDGCHTLCFTNMGLWHVFAYTLPFTIVNCSQGFHYPHYSTSSTTLHTTVLCYLLKTFRLLFISVMR, encoded by the exons atgt ttacttcgtctttattctccaagtctacacgctacgtcgctcacgcaagacacctacccgacgtaattggcaatcttgtt ctggcagtcgtattctatgttctacggattggatccataatttatctctgcggaattcctgcatgtacacttccttctacaatgattagttgtggactag atggctgtcatacgttatgttttacgaatatgggcttatggcatgtctttgcatatacacttccttttacaatagttaattgttcacaag gtttccattatccgcattattcgacgagcagcactacactacatactactgtactgtgttaccttctgaaaacgtttcgtttattgtttatttcggttatgcgctaa